Proteins from one Bacteroidales bacterium genomic window:
- a CDS encoding guanylate cyclase → MLKFLRRIILIGLLPVLAIPEVIAYNDYLPADTVLVIPQSSELRKQFLNQKIELRRNDNNITFELPGDSIIEIQFLLKGFDSDWSPFRKSNYKEYTNIPAGHYTLMVRYKEPGDKIVELPPLLVIILPRWYLSAPALVFYFIFFLLITWAIYEQLDLRFARKQYMLEKIINNRTEDLIIEKEKTENLLANVLPKNTASEIMEKGKATKIKYNFVTVLFSDIQGFTKIAEEMNPEVLIDELDKFFFYFDSVVEKYGIEKIKTIGDAYMCAGGIPEKNRTNPVEVILAALEMKQYMTRLKESSELEGMKFWDIRIGIHTGTVVAGVVGQKKLSYDIWGDTVNTASRMESSGEAGKINISGTTYEFVKEFFNCEFRGKMPVKYKGELEMYFVNGIVPELSDENGGPNRKFIVKMQMIKLQDIEEMITKMFDDEAPPNLYFHNSSMLKNISNNVELLSTAENLPEEEFINLKLASVFLLTGYISDYEKPMEASLRLVEEILPGYGFSRDNVDLTCKLIKNSYNDQYDSLSDRILHDARYDYLGRVDYVKLTERLLRERTEYGKHTDSFTWVRLQKKFLSDHEFHTKTARLLRGVSVEDQLAGLETNT, encoded by the coding sequence ATGCTTAAGTTCCTCAGGAGAATTATTCTTATTGGGCTTCTTCCTGTTCTGGCTATTCCGGAAGTAATTGCTTATAATGACTATTTACCGGCAGACACGGTACTGGTGATTCCGCAATCTTCAGAACTGAGGAAACAGTTTTTAAATCAAAAGATTGAACTCAGACGGAATGATAATAACATAACATTTGAATTACCCGGAGACAGTATAATAGAGATTCAGTTTTTGCTGAAAGGATTTGATTCTGACTGGAGTCCTTTCAGGAAGAGTAATTATAAAGAGTATACCAATATACCTGCTGGTCATTACACTCTTATGGTCAGATATAAAGAGCCGGGAGATAAAATTGTTGAGTTACCTCCGCTCCTGGTTATAATTCTTCCACGATGGTACCTCTCTGCACCAGCTCTGGTATTTTATTTTATTTTTTTCCTTCTTATTACCTGGGCAATTTACGAACAGCTTGACCTCAGATTCGCACGAAAGCAATATATGCTTGAGAAGATAATTAACAACAGAACTGAGGATCTTATTATAGAAAAAGAGAAAACAGAAAATCTACTTGCAAATGTTCTCCCTAAAAATACTGCAAGCGAGATTATGGAGAAAGGGAAAGCAACAAAAATCAAATATAATTTTGTTACCGTTCTCTTCTCCGATATTCAGGGTTTTACCAAGATAGCGGAAGAGATGAACCCTGAAGTACTAATTGATGAACTCGACAAGTTCTTCTTCTATTTCGATTCTGTAGTAGAGAAATATGGCATTGAAAAGATAAAGACGATTGGTGATGCATATATGTGTGCAGGAGGAATTCCTGAAAAGAACAGGACCAATCCCGTTGAAGTAATTCTGGCCGCACTTGAGATGAAGCAATACATGACCAGGCTAAAGGAGAGCTCAGAACTTGAGGGAATGAAATTCTGGGATATCAGAATTGGAATCCATACCGGGACAGTTGTTGCCGGAGTAGTAGGACAGAAGAAACTTTCGTACGATATCTGGGGAGATACTGTGAACACTGCAAGCAGGATGGAATCATCTGGTGAAGCCGGAAAAATAAATATATCCGGAACGACCTATGAATTTGTTAAGGAGTTCTTTAACTGCGAATTCAGGGGTAAGATGCCAGTGAAATATAAAGGAGAACTGGAGATGTATTTTGTAAATGGTATCGTGCCGGAATTGTCGGATGAAAATGGTGGCCCCAACAGAAAATTTATCGTTAAGATGCAGATGATCAAGCTTCAGGATATTGAAGAAATGATTACAAAAATGTTCGACGATGAGGCTCCTCCCAATCTCTATTTTCATAACTCATCAATGCTAAAGAACATCAGCAATAACGTTGAACTCCTGTCGACCGCAGAGAACCTTCCAGAGGAGGAATTTATTAACCTGAAACTTGCTTCTGTATTTCTTCTTACAGGTTATATATCTGATTATGAAAAGCCTATGGAGGCATCTTTACGGCTTGTAGAGGAGATCCTCCCCGGATATGGATTCAGTCGGGACAATGTGGATCTGACTTGTAAGCTTATAAAGAACTCATATAATGATCAGTATGATTCACTATCGGACAGAATCTTACATGATGCCCGTTATGATTATCTGGGAAGAGTTGACTATGTTAAACTTACTGAACGACTATTGAGGGAAAGAACAGAATATGGCAAACATACTGACAGCTTTACATGGGTCAGGCTCCAGAAAAAATTCTTATCCGATCATGAATTTCATACAAAAACCGCAAGACTATTAAGAGGAGTTTCTGTTGAAGATCAGCTGGCCGGATTGGAGACAAATACATAA
- a CDS encoding GH3 auxin-responsive promoter family protein, with the protein MSIIPSIVNWLNKKRIDQIELFKKYPVETQQEALYKLLARAASTEWGKKYNYSSITSVRDYQSRFPVQTYEDLIPYVERLRKGENNLLWPGEIKWFAKSSGTTSSKSKFIPMSAEALEDCHYRAGKDILIIYTMQYPDTKIFSGKSLTLGGSHRINQFNSDSLYGDLSAILIENAPFWVEIIRTPKQRIALLEDFEEKLDLITKSCVNENVTNISGVPSWYLVLIKQILAYTGKSNLLDIWPDLEVFFHGGISFTPYREQYQKLIPGDQMRYMETYNASEGFFGIQDDPEKSDMLLMLDYGIFYEFIPADKVTFSSPPVYSLGDVETGVNYAIIISTNGGLWRYMMGDTVVFTCLNPFRFRISGRTKQFINVFGEEVIVDNADKALDLACKATGALISEYSAGPVFMNASSKGSHEWIIEFEKEPADLAFFAECLDRSLQSVNSDYEAKRHKDLNLVMPLVKSVPGGTFSKWLKAKNKLGGQNKVPRLSNTREYIEDLCNISQL; encoded by the coding sequence ATGTCGATCATTCCCTCTATTGTTAACTGGCTGAATAAAAAGCGTATAGATCAAATAGAGCTGTTTAAGAAATATCCTGTTGAGACCCAACAGGAGGCATTGTACAAGCTTCTTGCCAGAGCAGCTTCAACAGAATGGGGGAAAAAGTATAATTATTCATCAATAACATCGGTCAGAGATTACCAGTCTAGATTTCCTGTGCAGACATATGAAGATCTGATACCCTATGTTGAAAGACTGCGCAAAGGAGAGAACAATCTTCTCTGGCCAGGTGAAATAAAATGGTTTGCAAAATCTTCGGGTACCACGTCTTCAAAAAGCAAATTCATTCCAATGAGTGCCGAGGCTCTTGAGGATTGCCATTACAGAGCCGGCAAGGATATTCTCATTATCTATACAATGCAGTATCCTGATACTAAGATATTTTCAGGAAAGAGTCTTACACTTGGAGGCAGTCACCGTATTAATCAGTTTAACAGTGATTCCCTGTACGGCGACCTTTCTGCTATACTTATTGAAAATGCTCCTTTCTGGGTTGAAATCATCAGAACTCCTAAACAAAGGATTGCTCTTCTCGAGGACTTTGAAGAGAAGCTTGACCTGATAACAAAATCATGTGTAAATGAAAATGTTACAAACATATCAGGTGTTCCCTCATGGTACCTCGTCTTAATCAAACAGATTCTTGCCTATACAGGAAAATCAAACCTGCTTGATATATGGCCCGATCTTGAAGTATTTTTCCATGGAGGAATCAGCTTCACCCCTTACAGGGAACAATATCAGAAACTTATTCCTGGAGACCAGATGAGGTATATGGAAACATATAATGCTTCGGAGGGATTTTTCGGAATCCAGGATGACCCGGAGAAGAGCGATATGCTTCTTATGCTCGACTATGGAATATTTTATGAGTTTATACCTGCTGATAAAGTAACCTTCTCATCTCCACCTGTTTATTCATTGGGTGATGTGGAAACAGGGGTAAACTACGCTATAATTATATCTACCAATGGCGGGTTATGGAGATATATGATGGGCGATACAGTTGTCTTTACATGCCTTAATCCTTTCAGGTTCAGGATATCAGGCAGAACAAAACAGTTTATAAACGTGTTCGGAGAAGAGGTAATAGTTGACAATGCAGATAAGGCTCTTGACTTAGCCTGCAAAGCTACAGGCGCACTTATATCTGAATATTCGGCAGGACCTGTATTCATGAATGCCTCATCAAAAGGGTCCCATGAATGGATAATTGAATTTGAAAAAGAACCTGCTGATCTGGCCTTTTTTGCTGAATGTCTTGACAGGTCTCTTCAGTCTGTAAATTCAGATTACGAGGCAAAAAGGCATAAGGACCTCAATCTTGTTATGCCTTTAGTAAAATCAGTACCAGGAGGAACTTTCAGCAAATGGCTGAAGGCTAAAAACAAGCTTGGAGGACAGAACAAGGTACCCCGTCTATCAAATACACGTGAGTATATTGAAGATTTATGTAATATTTCTCAACTTTAG
- a CDS encoding non-canonical purine NTP diphosphatase, translating to MRIIFASNNLHKIKEINSILGNSFTLLSLNDINIFDDIPENEPLIEGNALAKARYVFNSTGLDVFADDTGLEIDALNGEPGVHSARYAGPGKDSAANIEKVFARLGNNKNRKARFKTVIALILDKQEYLFEGIVNGEIIYEKRGAEGFGYDPIFIPDGKNKTFAEMELSEKNKVSHRARAFEKLREFLYEYENKTIKK from the coding sequence ATGAGAATAATATTCGCTTCAAATAATCTCCATAAGATAAAAGAAATAAACAGTATTCTCGGGAACAGTTTTACTCTCCTGAGTTTAAATGATATAAATATTTTTGACGATATCCCTGAAAACGAACCACTTATTGAAGGGAATGCTCTAGCAAAAGCGAGATATGTTTTCAATTCAACCGGGTTGGATGTGTTTGCAGATGATACAGGACTTGAAATTGATGCCTTGAATGGAGAGCCCGGAGTCCATTCGGCAAGATATGCAGGACCCGGAAAGGATTCAGCAGCAAATATTGAAAAAGTATTTGCCCGGCTCGGGAATAACAAAAACAGAAAAGCCCGGTTTAAAACAGTGATTGCACTTATTCTTGACAAACAGGAATACCTTTTTGAGGGGATTGTTAATGGCGAGATAATTTATGAGAAAAGAGGTGCTGAAGGATTTGGTTATGACCCAATTTTTATCCCGGATGGCAAGAACAAAACATTTGCAGAGATGGAACTTTCTGAAAAAAACAAAGTTTCACACCGGGCCAGGGCTTTCGAAAAACTAAGGGAATTTCTGTATGAGTATGAGAATAAAACAATAAAAAAGTAG
- the recO gene encoding DNA repair protein RecO produces MLEKTRGIVLHQIKYTDSGIVAQLYTRNFGRQSFLIRGMRNKKAGKHNILFQPLFILEIEMQYKSSREMQAMKEFSVAFTPYNIHSNIKKSVVAIFLGEVLTSVLKEESPHEEMFDFIEESIIYFDKSSEGYANFHIAFLAGLSSYLGFEPSLRSGIDDQYFDLKNGAFVPVPPIHGFYASNEVSDILAGFFSSSYEECDSISLTGLLRNEVLETLVKYYSMHLPGLRKIKSLEVLKEVFS; encoded by the coding sequence ATGCTTGAGAAAACACGGGGAATAGTACTTCATCAGATTAAATACACCGACTCTGGTATTGTCGCACAGCTCTATACAAGAAATTTTGGCAGACAATCATTCCTTATCAGAGGGATGAGAAATAAGAAAGCAGGAAAGCATAATATTTTATTTCAGCCTCTTTTTATCCTCGAAATTGAGATGCAGTATAAATCGTCACGCGAGATGCAGGCAATGAAAGAGTTCTCTGTTGCCTTCACTCCGTATAACATACATTCCAATATTAAAAAAAGTGTTGTGGCAATTTTTCTTGGAGAAGTACTTACATCAGTATTAAAAGAAGAGAGCCCGCATGAGGAGATGTTCGACTTTATAGAGGAATCAATTATATATTTTGACAAAAGCAGTGAGGGTTATGCAAATTTCCATATTGCCTTTCTTGCCGGACTAAGCAGCTATCTGGGGTTTGAGCCGTCCCTTCGGTCAGGTATTGATGATCAGTATTTTGATCTGAAAAACGGTGCTTTTGTTCCTGTTCCGCCAATACATGGTTTTTATGCAAGCAATGAAGTATCTGATATCCTGGCTGGTTTTTTCTCTTCCTCGTACGAAGAATGTGACTCCATATCACTAACCGGACTACTTCGTAATGAAGTGCTTGAGACGCTGGTAAAGTACTACTCAATGCATTTGCCCGGTCTGAGAAAAATAAAATCTCTTGAAGTGCTTAAAGAGGTTTTCAGTTAA
- a CDS encoding HD domain-containing protein: MTVTNNEELVKRIARLAKQNQELEEHIKKLEKLNEKLTRDNEKIKALYEKVSPEGLKDLSDGDKKERSLKFNMATVLFADIHGFSKLVEGMDSSAVMDELDEILFEFDSIVTRFKIEKIKTIGDTYMCAGGIPVKNITNPIDVVMAAMEMRNFLKKYETEKRGGDKSIWDLKIGIHTGPVTATISGKKKVNYDIKGDTVNTASRVEAVSDNGMILISVMTYELVKEFFDCEYFGKLPVKYKGDLQMYRVKGLKAEFSVDGEGVLPNDAFRIKFGLIQFTDIQEIILDKLERELPDYLYYHNVKHTVDVVTEVELIGWGEGCTDEEILLLKTAGLFHDAGHTVAYDNHEFYGTELAREMLPKFNYSPEQIDRICSIIMATKLPPRPTNLLENIICDSDLDYLGRSDFIPVSNTLYEELKAQNKMGSLNDWNKIQVKFISGHQYFTATARSLREVNKQLQIERIQSLITE, from the coding sequence ATGACAGTAACAAATAATGAGGAGCTCGTTAAAAGGATTGCCCGGCTTGCCAAACAGAACCAGGAACTTGAAGAACATATCAAGAAACTTGAAAAACTGAATGAAAAGCTTACAAGGGACAATGAAAAAATTAAAGCTCTTTATGAGAAGGTCTCTCCGGAAGGATTAAAAGATCTCAGTGATGGTGATAAAAAAGAACGATCGCTTAAATTTAATATGGCGACAGTTCTATTTGCCGACATTCACGGCTTCTCAAAACTTGTTGAAGGAATGGATTCTTCAGCTGTTATGGATGAGCTTGATGAGATCCTTTTTGAATTTGACTCAATCGTTACAAGGTTTAAAATAGAAAAGATCAAGACTATTGGCGACACTTATATGTGTGCCGGAGGTATCCCTGTAAAAAACATTACTAACCCGATTGATGTTGTAATGGCCGCTATGGAAATGAGGAATTTCCTTAAGAAGTACGAAACAGAAAAAAGGGGGGGCGATAAGAGCATCTGGGATCTCAAAATAGGAATTCATACTGGTCCGGTTACCGCAACCATATCAGGAAAGAAAAAAGTAAATTACGACATAAAAGGCGATACGGTAAATACAGCCAGCAGAGTTGAGGCAGTATCAGATAACGGAATGATCCTGATCTCTGTCATGACATACGAGCTGGTAAAAGAGTTCTTTGATTGCGAGTACTTCGGGAAGCTCCCGGTTAAGTACAAAGGAGATCTTCAGATGTACCGGGTAAAGGGGCTTAAAGCTGAATTCTCAGTCGATGGTGAAGGTGTATTACCCAACGATGCATTCAGAATCAAGTTTGGACTAATTCAGTTTACCGATATTCAGGAGATTATTCTGGATAAACTGGAAAGGGAACTGCCTGATTACCTGTATTATCATAATGTTAAACATACTGTTGATGTGGTGACTGAGGTTGAACTCATTGGCTGGGGCGAGGGATGCACCGATGAAGAGATTCTGCTTCTGAAAACAGCCGGACTATTCCACGATGCCGGGCACACAGTTGCATATGACAACCATGAATTTTATGGTACGGAACTGGCACGTGAAATGTTACCAAAATTCAATTATTCACCCGAACAGATTGACAGGATCTGTTCAATTATAATGGCAACAAAACTTCCTCCGAGGCCAACAAATCTTCTTGAGAATATTATATGCGATTCTGACCTTGATTACCTGGGAAGAAGTGATTTCATCCCGGTTTCGAATACTCTTTATGAGGAGCTTAAAGCGCAGAACAAGATGGGATCGCTTAATGACTGGAATAAGATTCAGGTGAAATTTATATCAGGGCACCAGTATTTCACAGCAACTGCCCGAAGCCTCCGGGAGGTAAATAAGCAATTACAGATCGAGAGGATCCAAAGCCTTATTACAGAATAA